Genomic window (Eubalaena glacialis isolate mEubGla1 chromosome 6, mEubGla1.1.hap2.+ XY, whole genome shotgun sequence):
GGAGGGACACGGAGGAGGAGGGTCTGCAGCAGGAcgaggggcagggggtgggctgGCAGCACGAGGGGGCTGAGCAGGGGGTGGCGTCACAGCACACGGGCTCGCAGCACACAGGTGCGCAGCAGACAGGTGTGCAACAGATGGGCTTGCAGCAGACGGGCACACAGCAGGCCTGCTGGCAGGGGGAGCAGGTGCAGCAGGAGGGCTGGCAGCTAGACTGCTGGCAGCACGGGGCCGTGCAGGAGCTGGTGCAGGCTGGTGGGCAGCAGGGGCTGGACACGCAGCTCACTGGGGCACAGACGAAGGTCAGGCAGGGGGCCGGGGCGCAGCAGCTGGGGGCGCAGCAAGGGGGCTCGCAGCAGCTCTCTGGGCAGTCGTCCACCTGCCAGCAGGAGCCGGTGCAGGAGTCACAGGAACCGGGCAGGCAGAGCCGCTGCCGTAGCTCAGGGCGCTGGAGCAGACGGACGGGGTGGACGCGGCCGTGGTGGGGGCGGTG
Coding sequences:
- the LOC133093089 gene encoding LOW QUALITY PROTEIN: keratin-associated protein 10-3-like (The sequence of the model RefSeq protein was modified relative to this genomic sequence to represent the inferred CDS: inserted 1 base in 1 codon), translated to MTLNVPFIATAPTTAASTPSVCSSALSYXQRLCLPGSCDSCTGSCWQVDDCPESCCEPPCCAPSCCAPAPCLTFVCAPVSCVSSPCCPPACTSSCTAPCCQQSSCQPSCCTCSPCQQACCVPVCCKPICCTPVCCAPVCCEPVCCDATPCSAPSCCQPTPCPSSCCRPSSSVSLLCRPLCSRLACCIPASGTSCS